One window from the genome of Fulvivirga lutea encodes:
- a CDS encoding efflux RND transporter periplasmic adaptor subunit — MNKIKLVSSLQTVGGLLVSFLIALVLLSGCSKDENSVTPSLKQITESVYASVTIEPDSMYEVHSVVSGIIANILVKEGDTVDLDQPIVQIENSSSKLNLDNARLALQLAKDNLQGTGSPLKSMKDQIESARLRYEQDSVDYFRQKRLWEQNIGTARQYDQSKLAYEIAKQNLSALKKEYSRTETELKSAVKNARNNYENARIGKEDFTITSRLNGRVYEIFKEPGELISPQEPLATIGNSNSYKINMLVDEVDIVKVEAGQKVIVLLDAFDNQPFEAHITRILPQKNNRTQTFSVEADFLSPPKNLYSGLSGEANIIISRKEALVIPRRYLLEGNKVKTKEREVSVTTGIATMEFVEILSGIDSTTQIYLP; from the coding sequence ATGAATAAAATAAAGCTTGTTTCCAGCCTTCAAACAGTAGGCGGATTACTCGTTTCTTTTCTCATCGCATTGGTTCTTTTATCCGGCTGTTCAAAGGATGAAAACTCAGTTACACCTTCATTGAAGCAAATCACGGAATCGGTTTATGCTTCTGTAACCATTGAACCAGACAGTATGTATGAGGTTCATTCGGTGGTAAGTGGAATTATTGCCAACATACTGGTGAAGGAAGGCGATACGGTGGATTTAGACCAACCCATCGTACAAATAGAAAATTCATCGAGTAAATTAAATTTAGACAATGCGAGGCTGGCACTTCAGCTGGCTAAAGACAACCTGCAAGGGACAGGCTCACCACTTAAGAGCATGAAGGATCAAATCGAATCGGCAAGACTGAGATATGAGCAGGATTCAGTGGATTATTTTCGCCAAAAACGACTTTGGGAACAAAATATTGGTACAGCCCGCCAATACGACCAAAGCAAACTGGCCTATGAGATAGCCAAGCAAAACTTATCTGCATTAAAGAAAGAATACAGCAGAACAGAAACAGAACTAAAATCGGCTGTGAAGAATGCACGCAATAATTACGAAAATGCGCGCATAGGAAAAGAAGACTTTACTATTACCAGCCGACTGAACGGCAGGGTCTATGAAATTTTCAAAGAACCCGGGGAATTGATTAGTCCGCAAGAGCCATTGGCCACTATAGGCAATAGCAACTCCTACAAAATTAACATGCTCGTAGATGAAGTAGACATTGTAAAGGTTGAGGCCGGACAAAAAGTAATAGTACTGCTCGATGCTTTTGATAACCAGCCATTTGAAGCTCATATTACCCGAATACTACCTCAAAAAAACAATCGCACCCAGACCTTTTCCGTGGAAGCTGATTTTCTATCGCCACCAAAAAATTTGTACTCCGGTTTATCGGGCGAAGCAAATATTATCATCAGCAGAAAAGAGGCCTTAGTCATCCCCAGAAGGTATTTGTTGGAGGGTAATAAAGTAAAAACAAAAGAGCGCGAAGTTTCTGTTACAACAGGAATAGCTACAATGGAATTCGTTGAAATTCTTTCTGGTATTGACTCAACCACCCAGATTTACTTACCATAG
- a CDS encoding multiubiquitin domain-containing protein: MENLKKVKKDVTIIVNGTPHEVEKSEISYDQVVTLAFPDFPQHPERTYSVTYERGQGNKPEGILSPGGKVNVKQGMIFYVKHTGQS; this comes from the coding sequence ATGGAAAATTTAAAGAAAGTAAAAAAGGATGTGACAATCATTGTCAACGGAACTCCTCATGAAGTAGAAAAATCGGAAATTAGTTATGATCAGGTAGTTACACTAGCATTTCCTGATTTCCCTCAACATCCCGAAAGGACATATTCGGTTACTTACGAGAGAGGGCAGGGGAATAAGCCTGAGGGTATATTATCTCCAGGAGGTAAAGTTAATGTTAAACAAGGAATGATATTTTATGTTAAGCATACTGGCCAATCATAA
- a CDS encoding type II TA system antitoxin MqsA family protein yields MKSPITGKEMLLKFELRKLEFRKESFTVAYHFYLCEESEEQFTTTELDELNMIQLYNQYREKHNLPFPNEIKEIREKYGLPATKMSEILGFGINSYRNYEGGEVPSLANARLIQLASDPAKFRDLVDLSETIESDYRTKLLEKIDLLVEDQEENLFSFEFQDYLLGEHISDQFSGYKKPSLDKLTEMVIYFSQKLEPWKTQLNKLLFYADFLTFKKTCFSMSGARYRAINMGPVPNNYNSIFEYMANKNFIDIWITEFPSGAVGEQFKTNKNRKFNSKVFSEIELEVLNTVATKFQSMGTSDIIEISHKEKAWKANEKERKIISYKDYGFELKEL; encoded by the coding sequence ATGAAAAGCCCAATTACAGGAAAAGAAATGTTACTGAAATTCGAGTTGAGAAAGCTTGAATTTAGAAAGGAGTCATTTACTGTGGCTTATCACTTTTATTTATGTGAGGAAAGTGAAGAGCAATTCACAACAACTGAATTAGATGAATTGAATATGATTCAATTATACAATCAGTATAGAGAGAAACACAATTTGCCATTTCCCAATGAAATAAAAGAAATCAGGGAGAAATATGGATTGCCTGCCACTAAGATGTCAGAAATTTTAGGCTTTGGAATCAACAGCTATAGAAATTATGAAGGCGGAGAAGTTCCAAGCTTGGCAAATGCAAGATTGATTCAGTTGGCAAGTGATCCCGCGAAATTCAGAGATTTAGTAGATCTTTCTGAAACTATTGAATCTGATTATAGAACGAAACTTCTTGAAAAAATTGATTTACTAGTAGAAGACCAAGAAGAAAATTTATTTTCATTTGAATTTCAAGACTACCTATTAGGAGAACATATTTCAGATCAATTTTCAGGTTATAAAAAACCAAGCTTAGATAAATTGACAGAAATGGTTATATATTTTAGCCAAAAGCTGGAGCCATGGAAAACTCAGTTAAATAAACTTCTTTTTTATGCTGATTTTTTAACCTTCAAAAAAACATGCTTTTCAATGAGTGGAGCTAGATATCGCGCCATTAATATGGGGCCAGTACCAAACAATTACAACAGTATTTTTGAATACATGGCAAACAAAAATTTTATTGACATATGGATTACTGAATTTCCAAGTGGTGCCGTTGGAGAGCAGTTTAAGACAAATAAGAATAGAAAGTTCAATTCAAAAGTATTCAGTGAAATTGAATTAGAAGTTTTAAATACTGTTGCCACAAAATTCCAAAGCATGGGAACAAGTGATATCATTGAAATAAGTCATAAAGAAAAGGCCTGGAAGGCCAATGAAAAAGAAAGAAAAATAATTAGTTATAAAGATTATGGATTTGAATTAAAGGAATTATAA
- a CDS encoding ThiF family adenylyltransferase, producing MLSILANHNDDIKLLIDKGYALSIDNNYLVIRDIPYLDNNKDLQWGAIVSKLVFVDKNKVKIEDHQIFFCGYHPCELDGSKIKNLGGGVVKLELSSDDLSVQRSFSNKPPNGFKNWYDKIENYVTIISGPAIHLYDANPLTFRVIEEKNDSVFKFSDTLTSRAEIGDLTNNFKNDKIAIIGLGGTGSYLLDFLVKTPVKQIRAYDGDWYHVHNSYRSPGRLFAKELGKKKADIYKNRYRNFRKGIKVIPDYILSGSESKLKGITFAFVCVDKGASRSEIFDLLVKMKIPFIDVGMGLDRTQNTIGGSVRTTYCSEDSVKKVLKNKHVPLSDIPDDIYKSNIQIAELNALSACLAIIKFKQLRGFYNDNSNFYHMLFNIDSVKNHGINQ from the coding sequence ATGTTAAGCATACTGGCCAATCATAATGATGATATAAAGTTATTGATAGACAAGGGATATGCCTTGTCTATTGATAACAATTATCTAGTAATTAGAGACATTCCTTATTTAGACAATAATAAAGATCTACAGTGGGGTGCAATTGTTTCTAAACTAGTTTTTGTTGATAAAAACAAGGTGAAAATTGAAGATCATCAAATATTCTTTTGTGGATATCATCCTTGTGAGTTAGATGGAAGCAAAATTAAAAATCTGGGCGGTGGAGTAGTAAAATTAGAATTGAGCTCCGATGATCTTTCCGTACAGAGATCATTCTCAAATAAACCTCCAAATGGATTCAAGAACTGGTATGATAAAATAGAGAATTATGTTACGATAATTTCAGGTCCTGCTATTCATTTGTATGATGCGAACCCACTTACTTTTAGAGTGATTGAGGAGAAGAATGATTCAGTATTTAAGTTTAGCGATACATTAACAAGTCGAGCAGAAATAGGAGACCTTACTAACAATTTTAAGAATGATAAAATAGCAATTATTGGACTTGGTGGTACTGGCTCTTATTTGTTAGACTTTCTTGTTAAAACACCTGTAAAACAAATAAGGGCTTATGATGGCGATTGGTATCATGTTCATAATTCATATCGTTCGCCTGGAAGATTGTTCGCAAAGGAACTAGGCAAGAAAAAAGCAGATATTTATAAAAATAGGTACAGGAATTTCAGAAAGGGGATAAAGGTCATACCTGATTATATCCTTTCAGGGTCTGAATCAAAACTAAAAGGAATTACATTTGCTTTTGTTTGCGTTGATAAAGGAGCCTCAAGATCTGAAATATTTGACCTATTAGTCAAAATGAAAATTCCATTCATTGATGTTGGAATGGGACTCGATAGAACACAAAACACAATTGGAGGTTCTGTAAGAACAACATACTGTTCAGAAGATTCTGTAAAGAAAGTACTAAAGAATAAACACGTTCCATTAAGTGACATACCTGATGATATTTATAAAAGTAATATCCAAATAGCTGAATTGAATGCTCTGAGTGCCTGTTTGGCTATTATTAAGTTTAAACAATTGCGGGGGTTTTATAATGACAATAGTAATTTTTACCATATGTTATTCAATATTGATAGTGTTAAGAACCATGGAATCAATCAGTAG
- a CDS encoding NUDIX domain-containing protein has product MATQNIKLTVDAVIFGYHSGQGISVLLVERKYEPFAKRWAIPGGFVKDTEPLEEAASRELQEETGIKVKDLEQVYAFGEPNRDPRQRTVSVAYFGLVRADDHPLKAATDAKQAKWFDINDLPELAFDHHAILDKALKKLKASDLL; this is encoded by the coding sequence ATGGCAACGCAAAACATAAAACTCACAGTAGATGCCGTTATTTTCGGTTATCACTCCGGGCAAGGCATTTCTGTATTGTTAGTAGAAAGAAAGTACGAGCCTTTTGCGAAAAGGTGGGCTATACCAGGTGGCTTTGTAAAAGACACTGAACCCCTTGAAGAGGCCGCCAGCAGGGAACTACAGGAAGAAACAGGCATTAAAGTTAAAGACTTGGAACAGGTGTACGCGTTTGGTGAACCAAACAGAGACCCACGCCAAAGAACAGTATCCGTAGCCTATTTTGGATTGGTTCGTGCCGATGACCATCCACTAAAAGCAGCCACTGATGCCAAACAAGCTAAATGGTTTGATATCAACGATTTACCGGAACTAGCTTTTGATCATCATGCTATTCTGGATAAAGCCTTAAAGAAGTTAAAAGCTTCTGATTTGCTTTGA
- a CDS encoding ABC transporter ATP-binding protein, whose translation MSTAKPDSILRADHINKYFHDPVEFHVLKDISLEIKKGEFVSIMGKSGCGKSTLLYILSTMDTDYTGNLYLKDKLLNGETGDELARVRNEHIGFIFQFHYLLPEFTILQNVMLPALKLGKKTREEIERDAMDKLNLLDIGEQAHKLASKVSGGQKQRVAIARALINSPSIIMADEPTGNLDSKNSDNVFNILKDLSHSENLSLLVVTHDDDFAKRTDRVITMEDGKILSHY comes from the coding sequence ATGAGTACAGCCAAGCCAGATAGCATCCTCAGAGCAGATCATATCAACAAATATTTTCATGATCCCGTGGAATTTCATGTGCTCAAGGATATTTCTTTAGAAATTAAAAAAGGCGAATTTGTGTCTATTATGGGTAAGTCGGGCTGTGGCAAATCAACATTGCTCTATATTTTATCTACGATGGATACAGACTACACTGGTAATCTTTATTTGAAAGATAAATTACTGAATGGTGAAACAGGAGATGAACTGGCAAGAGTACGCAATGAACATATCGGCTTTATTTTTCAGTTTCACTATTTGCTACCCGAGTTCACCATCTTACAAAATGTGATGTTGCCCGCATTAAAACTAGGTAAGAAAACACGGGAAGAGATAGAACGTGATGCCATGGACAAACTCAATCTTTTAGATATTGGCGAGCAGGCACATAAGCTGGCATCAAAGGTATCGGGTGGGCAAAAACAGCGTGTGGCTATTGCACGAGCTCTTATCAACAGCCCGAGTATAATTATGGCTGACGAACCTACGGGCAATCTGGATAGTAAGAACTCCGATAATGTGTTTAATATCTTAAAAGACCTCAGCCATAGCGAAAACCTTTCCTTGTTGGTGGTTACGCATGATGACGATTTCGCCAAGCGCACAGACCGAGTGATTACGATGGAAGATGGTAAAATATTATCACACTATTGA
- a CDS encoding ABC transporter permease yields MNWPVILSISKTHLVSRLKQSSIAALGVTFGIGTFIILVSFMTGLNNLLDGLILNRTPHIHIYNEIKPTEKQPIDYISDVDQTINKIYSIKPKWSQERIHNAVPLLNHLKEDERVKGVAPLVRAQAFYSAGSLQINGVLNGIDILEEVRLFKLDEYIFEGDAQALRRTSNGILMGIGVAQKLSLKVGDNVQIISSKGDIFPLKIVGFYQSGLAEIDNTQSYVNLKTAQQILGEGESYITDLNLKLYNIEDAVPMAAEIERNYKLTAVDIKEANAQFETGTSIRNIITYAVSITLLIVAGFGIYNILNMLIYEKMNDIAILKATGFSGRDVKYIFITQAMLIGLVGGTLGLIFGYGISTVIDHTPFETEALPTVKTFPVNWNPVYYGIGITFALVSTFLAGYLPSRRAEKIDPVEIIRGQ; encoded by the coding sequence ATGAACTGGCCGGTAATTTTATCCATATCAAAAACACACCTGGTATCAAGGCTGAAACAATCGAGCATTGCGGCCTTAGGTGTAACTTTTGGTATTGGTACATTCATTATACTGGTAAGTTTTATGACAGGACTCAACAACTTGTTAGATGGCTTAATACTTAACAGAACGCCTCACATCCACATTTATAACGAAATTAAACCAACCGAAAAACAGCCCATCGATTACATTTCTGATGTTGATCAAACGATTAATAAAATATACTCTATCAAACCTAAATGGAGCCAGGAGAGAATTCATAATGCAGTGCCTTTATTAAACCACCTGAAAGAAGACGAACGCGTAAAAGGTGTTGCTCCACTAGTTCGGGCGCAGGCATTCTATTCTGCAGGCTCTTTGCAAATTAATGGCGTTCTCAACGGAATTGACATATTGGAAGAGGTGAGGCTTTTTAAGCTTGACGAGTATATTTTTGAAGGCGATGCCCAGGCATTAAGGCGTACTTCCAACGGGATACTCATGGGCATTGGAGTAGCGCAAAAATTATCGCTCAAAGTAGGGGACAATGTGCAGATAATTTCAAGTAAAGGTGACATTTTTCCACTCAAAATTGTCGGTTTTTACCAAAGTGGGTTAGCAGAAATTGACAACACTCAGAGTTATGTCAACCTAAAAACAGCACAACAGATACTAGGCGAGGGCGAAAGTTACATTACAGACCTTAACCTAAAGCTTTATAACATAGAAGATGCCGTTCCCATGGCTGCAGAAATTGAACGAAACTATAAGCTAACCGCGGTAGACATTAAAGAGGCCAACGCACAATTTGAGACAGGCACATCCATACGTAATATCATCACTTATGCCGTTTCCATTACATTGTTGATTGTGGCGGGCTTTGGCATCTATAACATCCTTAACATGCTGATCTATGAAAAAATGAATGATATTGCCATTCTCAAAGCCACTGGATTTTCCGGTCGCGATGTGAAGTATATATTCATCACCCAGGCCATGCTTATTGGTTTGGTAGGAGGTACGCTGGGGCTCATCTTTGGCTATGGCATATCTACCGTCATCGATCATACACCCTTTGAAACCGAAGCCCTACCTACCGTAAAAACATTTCCGGTAAACTGGAACCCTGTTTATTATGGCATAGGAATAACCTTTGCGTTGGTATCTACCTTTTTGGCTGGCTATCTGCCATCCAGAAGGGCTGAAAAAATAGATCCTGTCGAAATAATTAGAGGCCAATGA
- a CDS encoding DUF2797 domain-containing protein, with product MTVNLEDTPFKGNGIPLIDNKKEIFNYFDSLAAKHLIVLPSLIKNERMYKGVLTKMRTEFGSPINYYLNLGDESIHMNDLLGRPLQMNYAGQQCLNCGKDRKIYRMGHCYNCFYELPQTADWVIRPELSKAHLDIEDRDLAYEKEVQLQPHIVYLALSSNIKVGVTRKTQVPTRWIDQGATSALEIVEAPNRYLAGVAEVALKEFVADKTNWRQMLKNEVAEEDLFEFRDKLSQHIPEEVQPYFLSENTDKWLLDFPVHKYPVKIKSLNLAKTPEFRDTLVGIKGQYLIFENETVFNVRGNEGLVLELTT from the coding sequence TTGACTGTTAATTTAGAAGATACACCTTTCAAAGGCAATGGCATACCTTTAATTGACAATAAAAAAGAGATATTCAACTATTTTGATTCGCTGGCAGCCAAACATTTAATAGTTTTACCTTCTCTCATTAAAAACGAAAGAATGTACAAAGGTGTGTTAACCAAAATGCGGACTGAATTTGGTTCGCCTATAAACTATTATTTGAATCTTGGCGATGAGTCCATCCATATGAATGACCTATTAGGCCGGCCATTGCAAATGAACTATGCAGGGCAACAATGCCTTAATTGTGGTAAGGACAGAAAGATCTACCGTATGGGACATTGTTATAATTGCTTTTACGAATTGCCACAAACAGCCGATTGGGTGATCAGACCGGAGCTCTCGAAAGCACACCTTGACATTGAGGATAGAGACCTAGCCTATGAAAAAGAAGTGCAATTACAGCCCCATATTGTGTATTTGGCACTTTCCAGCAACATAAAGGTTGGTGTAACGCGTAAAACTCAGGTGCCCACACGATGGATCGACCAGGGAGCCACTTCAGCACTGGAAATTGTAGAAGCACCCAACAGGTATTTAGCCGGTGTAGCTGAAGTAGCCTTAAAGGAGTTTGTAGCCGATAAAACCAACTGGCGACAGATGCTAAAGAATGAAGTGGCAGAAGAAGATCTATTCGAGTTTCGTGATAAGCTATCCCAACATATACCGGAAGAAGTACAACCCTATTTTTTATCGGAGAATACAGACAAATGGTTATTGGATTTCCCGGTACACAAATATCCTGTGAAAATAAAGAGCCTGAACCTGGCCAAAACCCCCGAGTTTCGTGATACACTCGTAGGCATCAAGGGCCAATACCTCATTTTTGAGAACGAAACCGTATTTAATGTACGTGGTAATGAAGGCCTGGTATTGGAACTCACTACGTAA
- a CDS encoding ABC-F family ATP-binding cassette domain-containing protein, whose translation MISVDAVGVEFSGSTLFSDITFNINSNDRIALMGKNGAGKSTLLKIIAGVNKPTKGKISAPNDAVIAYLPQHLLTEDNCTVFEETAKAFAAITSMQKRMEELNVQLETRTDYESDAYSKIIEEVSELSEKYYSIADTNFDADIEKTLLGLGFLRSDFKRSTSEFSGGWRMRIELAKILLQKPDLILLDEPTNHLDIESVQWLEDFLKSSAKAVIVISHDKMFVDNLTNRTIEITQGRIYDYKTNYTHYLQLRKERREQQQKQFDDQAKEIAEIKQFIERFKGTYSKTLQVQSRVKMLEKMEIVEVDEVDTSALNLKFPPAPKSGSYPVTTIDLAKRYDDHLVFKDVSMTISRGEKVAFVGKNGEGKSTMVKAIMGEIPHEGTLQRGHNCLIGYFAQNQASLLDESLTVFQTIDQIAEGDIRTKIKDILGAFMFSGDTIEKKVKVLSGGERTRLAMIKLLLQPVNLLILDEPTNHLDIKTKDILKDALKAFDGTLILVSHDRDFLDGLVNKVFEFGNKQVKEHFEDINGFLRNKKMENLKEIERTK comes from the coding sequence ATGATTTCAGTTGATGCTGTTGGTGTAGAATTTAGTGGCTCCACCCTATTTAGTGATATTACTTTCAATATTAATTCCAATGATCGCATTGCCCTCATGGGTAAAAACGGTGCTGGAAAATCCACACTATTAAAAATAATTGCTGGAGTAAATAAACCTACCAAAGGCAAAATTTCAGCTCCTAATGATGCCGTTATTGCTTATTTGCCTCAGCATTTGCTCACTGAAGATAATTGCACGGTATTCGAAGAAACGGCTAAAGCCTTTGCAGCCATTACCAGCATGCAGAAACGCATGGAGGAGCTGAATGTACAACTTGAAACCAGAACGGACTATGAGTCAGACGCTTACAGTAAAATTATTGAAGAAGTATCTGAACTAAGCGAAAAATATTACAGCATAGCCGATACTAACTTCGATGCAGATATTGAAAAGACATTGCTTGGTCTGGGTTTCTTGCGTAGCGATTTCAAACGCTCTACCAGCGAATTTAGTGGTGGTTGGCGTATGCGCATTGAGTTGGCTAAAATTCTGCTACAGAAGCCTGATTTAATTCTGCTCGATGAGCCCACGAACCACTTAGATATAGAATCTGTACAATGGTTGGAGGATTTTTTAAAGTCGAGCGCCAAAGCGGTAATTGTCATTAGTCACGATAAAATGTTTGTGGACAACCTCACCAACAGGACCATAGAAATTACACAAGGCCGCATTTACGATTATAAAACCAACTATACCCACTATCTTCAGTTGCGTAAAGAGCGCAGAGAACAACAGCAAAAACAATTTGACGATCAGGCCAAGGAAATAGCTGAAATTAAGCAGTTTATAGAACGGTTTAAAGGCACTTATTCTAAAACGCTACAAGTGCAATCGCGCGTAAAGATGCTGGAGAAGATGGAGATTGTGGAAGTAGATGAAGTAGACACTTCAGCATTGAACCTTAAGTTCCCTCCTGCTCCAAAGTCGGGCAGTTATCCGGTAACTACCATTGATTTGGCTAAAAGATATGATGATCATCTGGTGTTCAAAGATGTGAGCATGACTATTTCGAGAGGTGAAAAAGTGGCATTTGTAGGTAAAAATGGTGAAGGTAAATCCACGATGGTAAAGGCAATCATGGGTGAAATCCCTCATGAAGGTACACTGCAACGTGGGCATAATTGCTTAATTGGATATTTCGCGCAAAATCAGGCTTCCCTACTCGATGAAAGTTTAACCGTATTTCAAACCATCGATCAGATCGCTGAAGGAGACATCAGAACAAAAATCAAAGACATTTTAGGTGCATTTATGTTCAGTGGCGATACCATTGAGAAGAAAGTAAAAGTGCTGTCTGGAGGTGAAAGAACTCGTTTGGCGATGATTAAACTGTTGTTGCAACCAGTAAACCTGTTAATATTGGATGAGCCAACCAATCACTTAGATATAAAAACCAAAGACATTCTCAAAGATGCGCTCAAAGCTTTTGACGGCACGCTAATCCTCGTTTCTCACGACAGGGATTTCCTTGACGGACTTGTCAACAAAGTCTTTGAATTTGGCAATAAACAGGTAAAAGAGCATTTTGAAGATATTAATGGCTTCTTGCGTAACAAGAAAATGGAGAATTTAAAGGAAATCGAAAGAACGAAGTAG
- a CDS encoding DUF3352 domain-containing protein has protein sequence MKKFLIVFVVLVGLLGAVYFYFFQLSPVEKNNPMNAVPASAALIISMEEPLAQWKELTNNEIWEYLKSNPVLASIGQSVDSLNAEIKKNEGLWSLVANRPIVLSYHPVSSNKYDFLVTCDLQKATQLGFLKNYLDKFIGDEAKIFNRKYLDSEIIEFSYYDDPEIYYLSLVDNLLLFSTTHTLIEESIKQKSKPLIARDLNFVEISKYMEVNSPTIYFHQKNFKTFLEKFTSSEAQKENLQFLTYSDYVGLNLAVGDDYISVHGYSDEPDSKPNMVQALLKTGKGEINLGAIVPENASAFTSLGFSDARSFYANLENILKNDESEGEYESNKERLEKFLDISIEENIISWIDNEIGLIQLNSSSNRNSIELAVAIRYNDVDDLNENLDYIEKKIRRKTPVKFKGIDYKGYQIKFLSIKGLFKLVFGKMFSSIEKPYYVILEDYIVFSNSPKTLGKIITATVENKTLNSTKEYAEFMEEFKHESNLFLYVSAQELLTDAKNVMDNESWAALSKHKKYIEGFPLLGIQLLPENDLLAYRLQMKHLNNIEQDNWKSLLQELSLATEQDTAEEDAMEDDYIIAVENILPEDLNDKKLTQEFDNGQLKFEVSLKDGLKHGRYSEYDSLGNLIIKGRYKEDKKVGTWKFYDSEGNLVKKIKE, from the coding sequence ATGAAGAAATTCCTCATTGTTTTTGTTGTTTTGGTGGGCTTGTTAGGTGCTGTGTATTTCTACTTCTTTCAGCTAAGCCCGGTAGAAAAGAATAATCCTATGAATGCGGTACCTGCCAGTGCTGCCCTCATTATCAGTATGGAGGAGCCGCTCGCGCAATGGAAAGAATTAACCAACAACGAGATTTGGGAATATTTAAAATCCAATCCGGTATTGGCTTCAATAGGCCAAAGTGTGGATAGCCTGAATGCTGAAATTAAAAAGAATGAAGGCCTTTGGAGTCTTGTGGCTAACAGGCCTATAGTTTTGTCGTACCATCCTGTAAGCAGCAATAAATACGATTTTCTGGTCACCTGCGATTTGCAAAAAGCTACCCAGTTGGGTTTTCTCAAAAACTATCTCGACAAGTTCATTGGTGATGAAGCCAAGATTTTCAATAGAAAGTATCTCGATTCTGAGATTATCGAATTTTCGTATTATGATGACCCGGAAATCTATTACCTAAGCCTGGTAGATAACCTACTTCTATTTTCAACCACGCATACACTTATTGAGGAATCTATTAAGCAAAAATCTAAACCATTGATTGCCAGGGATTTGAATTTTGTAGAAATCAGCAAATACATGGAAGTAAACTCCCCTACTATCTACTTTCATCAGAAAAATTTCAAGACCTTTTTAGAGAAATTCACATCAAGTGAAGCACAAAAAGAAAACCTGCAATTTCTAACGTACTCAGATTACGTAGGCCTGAATCTTGCTGTTGGTGATGATTATATTAGCGTACATGGCTATTCTGATGAACCTGATAGCAAACCGAACATGGTGCAGGCGCTGCTAAAAACAGGCAAAGGAGAAATTAACCTGGGGGCCATCGTACCGGAAAATGCTTCTGCGTTTACAAGTCTGGGTTTTAGTGATGCGCGCAGCTTTTATGCGAACCTCGAAAATATCCTCAAAAACGATGAAAGTGAAGGGGAATATGAATCCAATAAAGAGCGATTAGAGAAGTTTTTGGATATTTCCATAGAAGAGAACATTATCAGCTGGATCGACAATGAAATTGGGCTAATACAACTCAATTCCAGTAGTAACAGAAACAGCATAGAGTTAGCTGTAGCCATCAGGTATAACGATGTAGATGATTTAAACGAAAACCTCGATTATATTGAAAAGAAAATCAGACGTAAGACACCGGTAAAATTTAAGGGTATTGATTATAAAGGCTATCAGATTAAGTTTCTATCCATAAAAGGCCTTTTTAAATTGGTTTTTGGTAAGATGTTTTCCTCTATCGAGAAGCCTTACTATGTGATACTGGAAGACTACATTGTGTTTAGTAACTCCCCTAAAACATTGGGTAAAATCATTACCGCTACGGTTGAAAATAAGACGTTGAACAGCACCAAAGAGTACGCAGAGTTCATGGAAGAGTTTAAGCACGAATCGAATCTGTTTTTATATGTATCTGCCCAAGAACTACTCACTGATGCTAAAAATGTGATGGATAACGAATCCTGGGCGGCATTATCAAAGCATAAGAAGTACATTGAGGGCTTTCCCCTCTTGGGCATACAGTTGCTGCCTGAAAATGATTTGCTAGCCTATCGTTTACAGATGAAGCATTTAAATAATATTGAACAAGATAATTGGAAGTCCTTGCTTCAAGAGCTTTCGTTGGCTACAGAACAAGATACTGCTGAAGAGGATGCCATGGAAGACGATTATATTATTGCAGTGGAAAATATCTTACCTGAAGATCTCAACGACAAAAAACTAACTCAGGAGTTTGACAACGGCCAATTGAAATTTGAGGTGTCGTTAAAAGATGGCCTAAAACACGGGCGCTATAGCGAATATGATAGTTTAGGGAATCTGATTATTAAGGGCAGGTATAAAGAAGATAAAAAAGTAGGCACCTGGAAGTTTTATGATAGCGAAGGGAATTTGGTGAAGAAGATAAAGGAGTGA